The Bombus pascuorum chromosome 11, iyBomPasc1.1, whole genome shotgun sequence genome has a window encoding:
- the LOC132912306 gene encoding ras suppressor protein 1 isoform X1, with protein sequence MNQAPVSCIPAGKMSKAKKVLDEAREIQNPELDLADKSISTFEEMPGLLNMINITRLTLSHNKIQAVPPGLANLVNLEILNLFNNHITELPISLSQMPKLRILNVGMNRLDVLPRGFGAFPVLEVLDLTYNNLSEKNLPGNFFMMETLRALYLADNDFEYLPPEIGQLKNLQILVLRENDLVELPKEIGELTRLRELHIQGNRLTVLPPEIGNLDLVSNKAVFRMEFNPWVIPIGDQLQVGISHVMDYIRSETYRYVYSRHQSAKGPPPPIENDKSKKISRVR encoded by the exons ATGAATCAGGCACCAGTGTCGTGTATTCCAGCGGGGAAGATGTCAAAAGCGAAGAAGGTGCTCGATGAGGCCCGCGAGATCCAGAATCCGGAGTTGGATCTCGCGGATAAGAGTATCTCGACGTTCGAGGAGATGCCAGGATTGC tTAATATGATTAATATTACAAGGTTGACTTTGAGTCACAATAAAATTCAAG CTGTACCACCAGGTCTTGCTAATCTAGTCAATTTGGAGATATTGAATCTGTTTAATAATCATATTACTGAGCTTCCAATTTCATTGTCACAAATGCCAAAGCTACGGATTCTTAATGTAGG GATGAACAGATTAGATGTGCTTCCACGTGGATTTGGTGCTTTTCCAGTATTAGAAGTCTTAGATTTAACTTATAATAATCTGAGCGAGAAGAATTTACCaggaaatttttttatgatgG AAACCTTAAGAGCACTGTATTTAGCTGATAATGATTTTGAATATCTACCTCCTGAAATTgggcaattaaaaaatttacaaatc CTTGTATTGAGGGAAAATGATTTAGTAGAATTACCAAAAGAAATCGGCGAATTAACACGACTCAGGGAATTACACATTCAAGGGAATCGATTAACGGTTTTACCTCCTGAAATAG gaAATCTGGATTTAGTAAGTAATAAAGCAGTGTTTAGAATGGAGTTTAATCCATGGGTTATACCAATAGGTGATCAACTACAAGTTGGCATTTCTCATGTTATGGATTACATACGTTCTGAAACATATAGATA TGTATATAGTCGACACCAAAGCGCCAAAGGACCGCCACCGCCGAT
- the LOC132912306 gene encoding ras suppressor protein 1 isoform X2 encodes MEIRVNMINITRLTLSHNKIQAVPPGLANLVNLEILNLFNNHITELPISLSQMPKLRILNVGMNRLDVLPRGFGAFPVLEVLDLTYNNLSEKNLPGNFFMMETLRALYLADNDFEYLPPEIGQLKNLQILVLRENDLVELPKEIGELTRLRELHIQGNRLTVLPPEIGNLDLVSNKAVFRMEFNPWVIPIGDQLQVGISHVMDYIRSETYRYVYSRHQSAKGPPPPIENDKSKKISRVR; translated from the exons ATGGAAATCCGAG tTAATATGATTAATATTACAAGGTTGACTTTGAGTCACAATAAAATTCAAG CTGTACCACCAGGTCTTGCTAATCTAGTCAATTTGGAGATATTGAATCTGTTTAATAATCATATTACTGAGCTTCCAATTTCATTGTCACAAATGCCAAAGCTACGGATTCTTAATGTAGG GATGAACAGATTAGATGTGCTTCCACGTGGATTTGGTGCTTTTCCAGTATTAGAAGTCTTAGATTTAACTTATAATAATCTGAGCGAGAAGAATTTACCaggaaatttttttatgatgG AAACCTTAAGAGCACTGTATTTAGCTGATAATGATTTTGAATATCTACCTCCTGAAATTgggcaattaaaaaatttacaaatc CTTGTATTGAGGGAAAATGATTTAGTAGAATTACCAAAAGAAATCGGCGAATTAACACGACTCAGGGAATTACACATTCAAGGGAATCGATTAACGGTTTTACCTCCTGAAATAG gaAATCTGGATTTAGTAAGTAATAAAGCAGTGTTTAGAATGGAGTTTAATCCATGGGTTATACCAATAGGTGATCAACTACAAGTTGGCATTTCTCATGTTATGGATTACATACGTTCTGAAACATATAGATA TGTATATAGTCGACACCAAAGCGCCAAAGGACCGCCACCGCCGAT